The Bemisia tabaci chromosome 5, PGI_BMITA_v3 genome includes a window with the following:
- the LOC109039175 gene encoding uncharacterized protein — MHRSLSFKFSDMGFRHEPFLLLFLAAILQVQFPPCASDSTQNDSLDLKDVQLAGPLANQLPTQAAPDKKAEISAKIKAKLAEMESLRKEKEELQRTQHEEIRAKADELNTEFQAELKLQNEERAKINEIQKKAQEGYRKIDREIRELIREVRRNRRDAEKKADLEKQLAQKREERTALENETKKSRNAIADERKVRVDALQKKSDEMMAEKRKLEEDTRKEVREIERELKSVLEELSQLRRDFRRANWGF; from the exons ATGCACCGCAGTCTGAGTTTCAAGTTTTCAGACATGGGTTTCAGGCATGAACCATTTCTCCTCCTATTTCTAGCCGCCatacttcag GTGCAGTTTCCTCCATGTGCCTCCGATTCAACTCAAAATGACAGTCTGGATCTCAAAGATGTCCAGCTAGCCGGACCATTGGCGAATCAACTACCAACGCAGGCGGCTCCCGACAAAAAAGCAGAGATTTCAGCAAAGATAAAAGCCAAACTCGCAGAGATGGAATCCTTGaggaaagagaaggaagagCTTCAGAGAACGCAGCATGAGGAGATCCGAGCCAAAGCAGACGAGCTGAACACAGAATTCCAGGCTGAATTGAAACTACAAAACGAGGAGAGAGCCAAGATCAATGAAATCCAGAAAAAAGCCCAGGAGGGTTACAGAAAAATTGATCGTGAAATTCGAGAGCTCATCAGGGAAGTCAGACGTAATAGACGTGATGCGGAAAAGAAGGCAGACCTGGAAAAACAGCTGGCACAAAAGAGGGAGGAACGTACTGCGCTGGAAAACGAGACTAAAAAGAGTAGGAACGCCATTGCGGATGAGAGGAAAGTCCGAGTTGACGCTCTGCAAAAGAAATCTGATGAGATGATGGCCGAGAAAAGGAAGTTGGAAGAGGACACGCGCAAGGAAGTCCGTGAGATTGAGAGAGAGCTAAAATCCGTGCTGGAGGAATTATCGCAACTGCGAAGAGATTTCAGGAGAGCAAATTGGGGATTCTGA